From Antennarius striatus isolate MH-2024 chromosome 14, ASM4005453v1, whole genome shotgun sequence, the proteins below share one genomic window:
- the lratd2a gene encoding protein LRATD2a, with amino-acid sequence MGNQMDKLSHLSYAEVPTVDPNGVDTDEGPRIGVSYIFSHDDDELEDGCAVDGTCRDPNQEEKHFDRRDEVECAVFNRDECIYEKSVKSADLEVYSPENLLNKCKAGDLVEFVATGQYPHWAVYVGDFQVVHLHRAEVKNSFLTDAGQGRRCRIVNDFYKFKSLGADMVVQNAMEQVGLKDRELSWRNSECFAAWCMFGKREFKMGGEIRIGKQPYRLKIFMSDKYSHELEFQSLEDMIMEKRRNDHLGRTAVLQELASHFSSVEEIKSQQGDE; translated from the coding sequence ATGGGGAACCAGATGGACAAACTATCGCATTTAAGTTACGCAGAAGTTCCGACCGTGGATCCCAACGGCGTGGACACGGACGAAGGTCCGCGGATCGGCGTCTCTTATATATTTTCTCACGACGACGACGAGCTGGAGGATGGCTGCGCGGTCGATGGAACGTGTCGGGACCCGAATCAGGAAGAGAAACACTTCGACCGGCGCGACGAGGTGGAGTGCGCCGTGTTCAACAGAGATGAATGCATTTACGAGAAGAGCGTCAAATCCGCCGACCTGGAGGTTTATTCCCCGGAGAATCTGCTGAACAAATGCAAAGCGGGGGACTTGGTGGAGTTTGTGGCCACGGGGCAGTACCCGCACTGGGCGGTGTACGTGGGTGACTTCCAGGTGGTGCACCTGCACAGAGCCGAGGTGAAGAACAGCTTTCTGACCGATGCGGGTCAAGGGAGGAGGTGTCGGATCGTGAATGACTTTTATAAGTTTAAGTCTCTGGGTGCGGACATGGTGGTGCAGAACGCCATGGAGCAAGTTGGCTTGAAGGACCGAGAGCTGAGCTGGAGGAACTCTGAGTGTTTTGCAGCCTGGTGCATGTTTGGCAAGAGGGAATTCAAGATGGGAGGGGAGATTCGGATAGGCAAACAACCCTACAGGTTGAAAATCTTCATGTCGGACAAATATTCTCACGAGTTGGAGTTTCAGAGTTTGGAGGACATGATCATGGAGAAACGGAGGAACGATCACCTGGGCAGGACAGCCGTGCTGCAGGAGCTGGCATCTCATTTTAGCAGTGTGGAGGAGATAAAAAGTCAGCAAGGAGATGAATGA
- the trib1 gene encoding tribbles homolog 1 — MNLQWSSPVPCVRIGRVAHKRLDSDDQPPAKCARLNVEAGGDTQGLLGTSPGSPVSPVPSPVQGTHVGPSRIGPFLLLPLADRERMHSALNTDTGDELLCKVFDMGVYQDKIRAYGILQSHKNVAGIRDIILGERKAYVFLDKDFGDMHTYVKSCRRLDEAHACRLFRQVAQAVAHCHQAGIVLGDLKLRKFVFADEKRTHVRLESLEDCRVLEDPTNDSMSDTHGCPAYVSPEILSSSAPYSGKMADMWSLGVMLYTMLVGRYPFHDPDPATLFSKIRRGQCCLPEGLSPKAKCLLQSLLRKEPWERLTSTELFAHPWFHQPPPPSSSSSSSQEAAPGEQEVSSAEQMVPSFDVEEEDDLFC; from the exons ATGAACTTGCAGTGGAGCAGCCCGGTACCGTGCGTCCGCATCGGGAGAGTCGCGCACAAGCGGCTGGACTCTGACGACCAGCCGCCGGCCAAATGCGCCAGGCTGAACGTCGAGGCAGGAGGAGACACGCAGGGACTCCTCGGCACCTCTCCGGGATCCCCGGTCAGTCCCGTACCGAGCCCGGTCCAGGGGACCCACGTGGGGCCATCCAGGATAGGACCGTTTCTGCTGCTACCTCTGGCGGACCGGGAGCGCATGCACAGCGCGTTGAACACCGACACCGGCGATGAGCTACTGTGCAAG GTCTTTGACATGGGGGTGTACCAGGATAAGATCAGAGCTTACGGAATCCTCCAGTCCCACAAGAATGTGGCTGGCATCCGAGACATCATCCTCGGGGAACGCAAGGCCTACGTGTTCCTGGACAAGGACTTTGGAGACATGCACACCTACGTGAAGAGCTGCCGCAGGCTGGATGAGGCGCACGCCTGCAGGCTCTTCCGTCAGGTGGCGCAAGCCGTGGCGCACTGCCACCAGGCCGGCATCGTGCTGGGCGACCTCAAACTGCGCAAGTTCGTCTTTGCTGATGAGAAAAG GACGCACGTCAGACTAGAAAGCCTGGAGGACTGCCGCGTCCTGGAGGACCCCACCAACGATTCCATGTCCGACACCCACGGCTGCCCGGCTTACGTCAGCCCGGAGATCCTCAGCAGCTCGGCGCCTTACTCCGGAAAAATGGCCGACATGTGGAGCTTGGGCGTGATGCTTTACACCATGCTGGTGGGTCGCTACCCCTTCCACGACCCCGACCCGGCCACGCTGTTCTCCAAGATCCGCAGGGGTCAGTGCTGCTTACCGGAGGGCCTGTCTCCGAAGGCCAAGTGTCTGCTCCAGAGCCTGCTCAGGAAGGAACCCTGGGAGAGACTCACCTCCACGGAGCTGTTCGCTCACCCGTGGTTCCaccagccgccgccgccgtcgtcgtcatcgtcgtcgtcaCAGGAAGCGGCGCCgggggaacaggaagtgagctcGGCGGAGCAGATGGTGCCATCCTTTGAcgttgaggaagaggatgatctGTTCTGTTGA